One Echeneis naucrates chromosome 16, fEcheNa1.1, whole genome shotgun sequence DNA window includes the following coding sequences:
- the bicd1a gene encoding protein bicaudal D homolog 1 isoform X2, whose protein sequence is MAAGVGCAESVDQYRAEVERLTQELAEANREKIRAAECGLVVLEENQALKQKYVELETEQETLRKELEQLQEAFGLAYTNQRKVAEDGESNEETLLQESASKEAYYTGRLMELQTEVTLSRSVASNAQSENERLNALVQELQESNEMLELQRSRMREEIKEYKFRETRLLQDYTELEEENITLQKLVSTLKQSQVEYEGLKHEIKVQEEEAVLLNSQLEDALRLKEISEGQLEEALDALKSEREQKNNLRKELAHHISLSDSVYGAGAHLALTVTGVEGLKFPEETNGTNGTNCPSIPAANGNNEDSNRRNGHLHTGTGLAKMNGEYRPGRKGEALHPVPDLFSELNLSEIQKLKQQLLQVECEKAALLMNLQESQIQLQHTQGALTEQNERVHRLTERVNVMKRLIGEKELDDPQESEKPDGGSVSPPANGHHDPDIHGFEILECKYKVAVTEVIDLKAELKALKEKYNQAVEGQGDSHSDDRVQALNEQVTHLERSCREGREKVVSLEAELRVASSTATESQGMLNTAQDELVTFSEELAQLYHHVCLCNNETPNRVMLDYYRQSRVTRSGSLKGSDDPRALLSPRLARRLAAASAACSSESPRSPMDSPSKDAHHNETTTNAAESSSCHSSPTRNSNGSPVISISPCPSPIPSEAGGDLRKEPMNIYNLNAIIRDQIKHLQRAVDRSLQLSRQRAAARELAPMLDKDKESCMEELLKLKSLLSTKREQIATLRLVLKANKQTAEGALANLKSKYENEKAMVTETMMKLRNELKALKEDAATFSSLRAMFATRCDEYVTQLDEMQRQLAAAEDEKKTLNSLLRMAIQQKLALTQRLEDLEFDHEQTHRGRGAKVPKIKSSPPKFLVDCQQPAASVPSLSPQLRRGRASLARSPKFVANLQDHHVVLSRRSSLLSPCDPRNCLVQQRQPPGT, encoded by the exons ATGGCCGCCGGTGTAGGATGCGCGGAGTCGGTGGATCAGTACCGGGCCGAGGTGGAGCGGCTCACCCAGGAGCTGGCCGAGGCCAACCGGGAGAAGATCCGGGCTGCGGAGTGCGGGCTGGTGGTGCTGGAGGAGAACCAGGCGCTGAAGCAGAAGTATGTGGAGCTGGAGACCGAGCAGGAGACTCTCAGGAAGGAGTTGGAGCAGTTACAGGAG GCATTTGGCCTGGCCTACACCAACCAGCGTAAGGTGGCGGAGGACGGGGAGAGCAATGAGGAGACTCTGCTGCAGGAGTCAGCCTCTAAGGAGGCCTACTACACAGGCCGCCTAATGGAGCTGCAGACGGAGGTGACGCTGAGCCGCTCTGTGGCCTCCAATGCCCAGTCGGAAAACGAGAGGCTCAATGCACTCGTGCAGGAACTACAAGAG AGCAATGAGATGCTGGAGCTACAGAGGAGCAGGATGAGGGAGGAGATCAAGGAGTACAAGTTCAGGGAGACCAGGCTCCTTCAGGATtacacagagctggaggaggagaacatTACATTGCAGAAACTGGTCTCCACACTCAAGCAGAGCCAG GTGGAATATGAGGGACTAAAACATGAAATCAAggttcaggaggaggaggctgttCTCCTCAACAGCCAGCTTGAAGACGCCTTACGTCTAAAGGAAATCTCTGAAGGTCAGTTAGAAGAAGCTCTGGATGCCCTGAAGAGTGAGCGGGAGCAGAAGAACAACCTAAGAAAGGAGCTGGCCCACCACATCAGCCTGAGCGACAGCGTCTATGGAGCAGGGGCCCATCTGGCCCTCACTGTCACTGGCGTTGAGGGCCTCAAGTTCCCAGAGGAGACGAACGGAACCAACGGCACCAATTGCCCCTCCATCCCTGCTGCTAATGGCAACAATGAGGACAGCAACCGGCGCAATGGTCACCTCCATACAGGCACAGGGCTGGCTAAGATGAACGGAGAATACCGCCCAGGCCGTAAAGGAGAAGCCCTGCACCCTGTGCCAGACCTATTCAGTGAGCTCAACCTCTCAGAGATACAGAAGCTCAAGCAACAGCTGCTACAG GTGGAGTGTGAGAAAGCAGCGCTGCTCATGAACCTGCAGGAGTCTCAGATCCAGCTGCAGCACACGCAGGGCGCACTGACCGAGCAGAACGAGCGGGTCCATCGCCTCACGGAGCGCGTCAATGTCATGAAGCGTCTCATTGGAGAGAAAGAGCTTGATGATCCACAAGAGAGTGAAAAGCCTGATGGTGGGTCTGTATCACCGCCAGCCAATGGTCACCATGATCCCGACATCCACGGCTTTGAGATCCTGGAATGTAAGTACAAGGTGGCAGTGACAGAGGTGATCGACCTGAAAGCAGAACTCAAGGCCCTGAAGGAGAAGTATAATCAGGCTGTGGAGGGACAGGGAGACAGCCACAGTGACGACAGAGTCCAGGCACTGAATGAACAG GTGACCCACTTGGAGCGTAGCTGTCGTGAGGGCAGAGAGAAGGTGGTAAGCCTGGAGGCAGAGCTTCGAGTGGCCTCAAGCACAGCCACAGAGAGCCAGGGCATGCTGAACACTGCACAGGATGAGCTGGTAACCTTCAGCGAAGAGCTGGCCCAACTCTATCAccatgtctgtctctgcaaTAACGAGACACCCAACCGCGTCATGCTGGATTACTACCGCCAGAGCCGCGTCACACGCAGCGGCAGCCTGAAAGGCTCAGATGATCCTCGGGCTTTACTCTCACCTCGCTTGGCAAGACGCCTtgctgcagcatctgcagcttGCTCCTCCGAGTCCCCACGCAGTCCCATGGACTCCCCATCCAAAGACGCCCATCACAACGAGACAACAACCAACGCAGCGGAGTCTTCATCCTGTCATAGCAGCCCCACCCGCAACTCCAATGGCTCCCCAGTCATTAGCATATCTCCTTGTCCCTCACCAATTCCTTCGGAGGCAGGTGGGGACCTTCGGAAGGAGCCCATGAATATCTACAACTTGAACGCCATCATCAGAGACCAGATCAAGCACCTCCAGAGGGCTGTCGACCGCTCACTGCAGCTGTCCAGGCAGCGGGCTGCAGCCAGGGAGCTGGCCCCTATGCTCGACAAGGACAAGGAGTCATGTATGGAAGAGCTACTGAAGCTGAAGTCCCTGCTCAGTACCAAGAGAGAGCAGATAGCCACGCTCAGGCTGGTGCTCAAGGCCAATAAACAG ACAGCAGAGGGCGCGCTGGCTAATTTGAAGAGCAAGTATGAGAATGAAAAGGCGATGGTGACAGAGACCATGATGAAGCTGAGGAACGAACTTAAAGCTCTGAAAGAAGACGCTGCCACTTTCTCGTCTCTGAGGGCCATGTTTGCCACAAG ATGTGATGAGTATGTTACCCAGCTGGATGAGATGCAGAGgcagctggcagcagcagaagatgagaaaaagacattgaaCTCCCTTCTGCGTATGGCCATCCAGCAGAAACTGGCTTTGACCCAACGCCTGGAGGATCTGGAGTTTGACCATGAGCAGACCCATCGTGGCCGTGGCGCTAAGGTGCCCAAGATAAAAAGCAGCCCTCCCAAA
- the bicd1a gene encoding protein bicaudal D homolog 1 isoform X1 gives MAAGVGCAESVDQYRAEVERLTQELAEANREKIRAAECGLVVLEENQALKQKYVELETEQETLRKELEQLQEAFGLAYTNQRKVAEDGESNEETLLQESASKEAYYTGRLMELQTEVTLSRSVASNAQSENERLNALVQELQESNEMLELQRSRMREEIKEYKFRETRLLQDYTELEEENITLQKLVSTLKQSQVEYEGLKHEIKVQEEEAVLLNSQLEDALRLKEISEGQLEEALDALKSEREQKNNLRKELAHHISLSDSVYGAGAHLALTVTGVEGLKFPEETNGTNGTNCPSIPAANGNNEDSNRRNGHLHTGTGLAKMNGEYRPGRKGEALHPVPDLFSELNLSEIQKLKQQLLQVECEKAALLMNLQESQIQLQHTQGALTEQNERVHRLTERVNVMKRLIGEKELDDPQESEKPDGGSVSPPANGHHDPDIHGFEILECKYKVAVTEVIDLKAELKALKEKYNQAVEGQGDSHSDDRVQALNEQVTHLERSCREGREKVVSLEAELRVASSTATESQGMLNTAQDELVTFSEELAQLYHHVCLCNNETPNRVMLDYYRQSRVTRSGSLKGSDDPRALLSPRLARRLAAASAACSSESPRSPMDSPSKDAHHNETTTNAAESSSCHSSPTRNSNGSPVISISPCPSPIPSEAGGDLRKEPMNIYNLNAIIRDQIKHLQRAVDRSLQLSRQRAAARELAPMLDKDKESCMEELLKLKSLLSTKREQIATLRLVLKANKQTAEGALANLKSKYENEKAMVTETMMKLRNELKALKEDAATFSSLRAMFATRCDEYVTQLDEMQRQLAAAEDEKKTLNSLLRMAIQQKLALTQRLEDLEFDHEQTHRGRGAKVPKIKSSPPKVSHRGAFTAPPSPNRLHSYSIISTPILSSSLTLNCPPSVEITTCPSMSAWISDTLCETIQTPAATMTDLSHSSLSLDSQPTMVEPEWLTLEFKRLIYSRQDVGRLSPSHKASTDRPASVCPHPRPRR, from the exons ATGGCCGCCGGTGTAGGATGCGCGGAGTCGGTGGATCAGTACCGGGCCGAGGTGGAGCGGCTCACCCAGGAGCTGGCCGAGGCCAACCGGGAGAAGATCCGGGCTGCGGAGTGCGGGCTGGTGGTGCTGGAGGAGAACCAGGCGCTGAAGCAGAAGTATGTGGAGCTGGAGACCGAGCAGGAGACTCTCAGGAAGGAGTTGGAGCAGTTACAGGAG GCATTTGGCCTGGCCTACACCAACCAGCGTAAGGTGGCGGAGGACGGGGAGAGCAATGAGGAGACTCTGCTGCAGGAGTCAGCCTCTAAGGAGGCCTACTACACAGGCCGCCTAATGGAGCTGCAGACGGAGGTGACGCTGAGCCGCTCTGTGGCCTCCAATGCCCAGTCGGAAAACGAGAGGCTCAATGCACTCGTGCAGGAACTACAAGAG AGCAATGAGATGCTGGAGCTACAGAGGAGCAGGATGAGGGAGGAGATCAAGGAGTACAAGTTCAGGGAGACCAGGCTCCTTCAGGATtacacagagctggaggaggagaacatTACATTGCAGAAACTGGTCTCCACACTCAAGCAGAGCCAG GTGGAATATGAGGGACTAAAACATGAAATCAAggttcaggaggaggaggctgttCTCCTCAACAGCCAGCTTGAAGACGCCTTACGTCTAAAGGAAATCTCTGAAGGTCAGTTAGAAGAAGCTCTGGATGCCCTGAAGAGTGAGCGGGAGCAGAAGAACAACCTAAGAAAGGAGCTGGCCCACCACATCAGCCTGAGCGACAGCGTCTATGGAGCAGGGGCCCATCTGGCCCTCACTGTCACTGGCGTTGAGGGCCTCAAGTTCCCAGAGGAGACGAACGGAACCAACGGCACCAATTGCCCCTCCATCCCTGCTGCTAATGGCAACAATGAGGACAGCAACCGGCGCAATGGTCACCTCCATACAGGCACAGGGCTGGCTAAGATGAACGGAGAATACCGCCCAGGCCGTAAAGGAGAAGCCCTGCACCCTGTGCCAGACCTATTCAGTGAGCTCAACCTCTCAGAGATACAGAAGCTCAAGCAACAGCTGCTACAG GTGGAGTGTGAGAAAGCAGCGCTGCTCATGAACCTGCAGGAGTCTCAGATCCAGCTGCAGCACACGCAGGGCGCACTGACCGAGCAGAACGAGCGGGTCCATCGCCTCACGGAGCGCGTCAATGTCATGAAGCGTCTCATTGGAGAGAAAGAGCTTGATGATCCACAAGAGAGTGAAAAGCCTGATGGTGGGTCTGTATCACCGCCAGCCAATGGTCACCATGATCCCGACATCCACGGCTTTGAGATCCTGGAATGTAAGTACAAGGTGGCAGTGACAGAGGTGATCGACCTGAAAGCAGAACTCAAGGCCCTGAAGGAGAAGTATAATCAGGCTGTGGAGGGACAGGGAGACAGCCACAGTGACGACAGAGTCCAGGCACTGAATGAACAG GTGACCCACTTGGAGCGTAGCTGTCGTGAGGGCAGAGAGAAGGTGGTAAGCCTGGAGGCAGAGCTTCGAGTGGCCTCAAGCACAGCCACAGAGAGCCAGGGCATGCTGAACACTGCACAGGATGAGCTGGTAACCTTCAGCGAAGAGCTGGCCCAACTCTATCAccatgtctgtctctgcaaTAACGAGACACCCAACCGCGTCATGCTGGATTACTACCGCCAGAGCCGCGTCACACGCAGCGGCAGCCTGAAAGGCTCAGATGATCCTCGGGCTTTACTCTCACCTCGCTTGGCAAGACGCCTtgctgcagcatctgcagcttGCTCCTCCGAGTCCCCACGCAGTCCCATGGACTCCCCATCCAAAGACGCCCATCACAACGAGACAACAACCAACGCAGCGGAGTCTTCATCCTGTCATAGCAGCCCCACCCGCAACTCCAATGGCTCCCCAGTCATTAGCATATCTCCTTGTCCCTCACCAATTCCTTCGGAGGCAGGTGGGGACCTTCGGAAGGAGCCCATGAATATCTACAACTTGAACGCCATCATCAGAGACCAGATCAAGCACCTCCAGAGGGCTGTCGACCGCTCACTGCAGCTGTCCAGGCAGCGGGCTGCAGCCAGGGAGCTGGCCCCTATGCTCGACAAGGACAAGGAGTCATGTATGGAAGAGCTACTGAAGCTGAAGTCCCTGCTCAGTACCAAGAGAGAGCAGATAGCCACGCTCAGGCTGGTGCTCAAGGCCAATAAACAG ACAGCAGAGGGCGCGCTGGCTAATTTGAAGAGCAAGTATGAGAATGAAAAGGCGATGGTGACAGAGACCATGATGAAGCTGAGGAACGAACTTAAAGCTCTGAAAGAAGACGCTGCCACTTTCTCGTCTCTGAGGGCCATGTTTGCCACAAG ATGTGATGAGTATGTTACCCAGCTGGATGAGATGCAGAGgcagctggcagcagcagaagatgagaaaaagacattgaaCTCCCTTCTGCGTATGGCCATCCAGCAGAAACTGGCTTTGACCCAACGCCTGGAGGATCTGGAGTTTGACCATGAGCAGACCCATCGTGGCCGTGGCGCTAAGGTGCCCAAGATAAAAAGCAGCCCTCCCAAAGTAAGTCACAGAGGTGCCTTCACAGCTCCACCCAGCCCAAATAGGCTCCACAGCTACTCCATCATCAGCACCCCCATCCTGAGCTCCTCCCTGACCCTCAATTGTCCTCCCTCTGTAGAGATAACCACCTGTCCGTCCATGTCTGCGTGGATTTCAGACACACTTTGTGAAACAATCCAGACCCCAGCTGCAACCATGACTGACCTCAGTCACTCCAGTTTGTCGCTGGACAGCCAGCCCACCATGGTGGAGCCTGAGTGGCTGACGTTAGAGTTCAAACGACTCATTTATTCAAGACAAGACGTAGGTCGACTGTCCCCATCACACAAGGCCAGCACTGATAGGCCTGCCTCAGTATGTCCTCACCCTCGTCCAAGGCGATAA